A window of the Natronomonas salina genome harbors these coding sequences:
- a CDS encoding FecCD family ABC transporter permease has translation MASSHSAAADRSAREHDGWVTSSLVLFCLGSAVITVLGGLVQVSFGSFSMTLFEAWAAVFDPEVVFDPAAWNAFLLGGEMPEMDRRSLIVWNIRLPRVFVAMIAGATLAVSGAVFQAVTRNELASPFVLGVSSGAGFAVLATLVVFSGLAPFLPFIAAAGGTVAFLIVYAIAWKGGTSPVRLVLAGVIVNMVFHSLQRGLFFMADDLGVVQTGIAWITGSLTGTGWEQVRFSIIPAAIAILIALAGARQLNLLLLGERTAQSLGMRVERVRFLLSGVAILAASVAISVAGIVSFFGLVVPHIVRNVVGSDYRQLMVGCLFAGPALMVAADVGARLALSGQQMPVGVVTGLLGGPYFLYLMRKQDSMGEL, from the coding sequence ATGGCGAGCTCTCACTCCGCTGCCGCCGACCGTTCCGCCCGGGAGCACGACGGGTGGGTCACAAGCTCTCTCGTGCTGTTCTGCCTCGGGAGCGCGGTGATCACGGTCCTCGGGGGACTCGTCCAGGTCAGCTTCGGGTCGTTCTCGATGACGCTGTTCGAGGCCTGGGCGGCCGTCTTCGACCCCGAGGTAGTGTTCGACCCCGCCGCCTGGAACGCCTTCCTGCTCGGCGGCGAGATGCCGGAGATGGACCGCCGAAGCCTCATCGTCTGGAACATCCGGCTGCCGCGGGTCTTCGTCGCGATGATCGCCGGCGCGACGCTGGCGGTCTCGGGGGCGGTCTTCCAGGCCGTGACCCGCAACGAGCTCGCCAGCCCGTTCGTGCTGGGGGTCAGCTCCGGGGCGGGCTTCGCGGTGCTGGCGACGCTCGTCGTCTTCAGCGGGCTCGCGCCGTTCCTCCCCTTCATCGCCGCCGCCGGCGGCACCGTCGCGTTCCTGATCGTCTACGCCATCGCCTGGAAGGGCGGGACCAGTCCCGTCCGGCTCGTCCTCGCCGGGGTCATCGTCAACATGGTGTTCCACTCCCTGCAGCGCGGGCTGTTCTTCATGGCCGACGACCTCGGCGTCGTCCAGACCGGCATCGCCTGGATCACCGGCTCGCTGACGGGCACCGGCTGGGAGCAGGTCCGGTTCTCCATCATCCCGGCCGCAATCGCGATCCTGATCGCGCTGGCCGGCGCCCGGCAGCTGAACCTCCTGCTGCTCGGCGAGCGGACGGCCCAGTCGCTGGGGATGCGCGTCGAGCGCGTCCGGTTCCTGCTGTCCGGCGTCGCCATCCTGGCGGCCAGCGTCGCCATCTCCGTGGCGGGCATCGTGAGCTTCTTCGGGCTCGTCGTCCCGCACATCGTCCGGAACGTCGTCGGGAGCGACTACCGGCAGCTGATGGTCGGCTGCCTGTTCGCCGGGCCGGCGCTGATGGTCGCCGCCGACGTCGGCGCCCGACTGGCGCTGAGCGGCCAGCAGATGCCGGTCGGCGTCGTCACGGGACTGCTCGGCGGGCCGTACTTCCTCTACCTGATGCGCAAGCAGGACTCCATGGGTGAACTCTGA
- a CDS encoding M24 family metallopeptidase, whose product MEPDLSKLDAHLRDSGVDGYLIEADGEAPDQRYLSGFTAPDPFVTLYTGEVHLLVSALEYGRAKRNARADGVERHSDYDHRAKVEEYGPTEGGHRTLAAFLDAHDVESVSAPTDFPLGTADGLRDLGVEVRADHDGVVGDIRATKTDEEVEHVRAAQKANESAMARAEELLAAATVDDGTLVHDGEALTAERVKQEIEIELLRHGCALDETIVACGADAADPHDRGSGPLSADQAIIVDIFPRSKETGYYADMTRTFCVGEPSETIAEWYDLTLEAQTAALDAIAAGVSGSEVHGAVCDVYEDAGQPTLRADETTETGFIHTTGHGVGLDIHESPRLSEQDNELRAGHVVTVEPGLYDPNVGGVRIEDLVVVTEDGYENLTDYEKSLRVA is encoded by the coding sequence ATGGAACCGGACCTCTCGAAGCTCGACGCCCACCTCCGCGACTCGGGCGTCGACGGCTACCTGATCGAGGCGGACGGGGAGGCCCCCGACCAGCGGTACCTCTCGGGGTTCACCGCGCCCGACCCGTTCGTCACCCTCTACACCGGCGAGGTGCACCTGCTCGTCTCGGCGCTGGAGTACGGCCGCGCGAAGCGGAACGCCCGCGCCGACGGCGTCGAGCGGCACTCCGACTACGACCACCGCGCGAAGGTCGAGGAGTACGGCCCCACCGAGGGCGGCCACCGCACCCTGGCGGCGTTCCTCGACGCCCACGACGTCGAATCCGTCTCGGCGCCGACCGACTTCCCGCTGGGGACGGCCGACGGCCTCCGCGACCTGGGCGTCGAGGTGCGGGCCGACCACGACGGCGTCGTCGGAGACATCCGCGCGACGAAGACCGACGAGGAGGTCGAGCACGTCCGCGCCGCCCAGAAGGCCAACGAGTCGGCGATGGCCCGCGCTGAGGAGCTCCTCGCCGCCGCGACGGTCGACGACGGCACGCTCGTCCACGACGGCGAGGCGCTGACCGCCGAGCGCGTCAAACAGGAGATCGAGATCGAACTGCTCCGGCACGGCTGCGCGCTCGACGAGACCATCGTCGCCTGCGGCGCGGACGCGGCCGACCCCCACGACCGCGGCTCCGGCCCGCTGTCGGCCGACCAGGCCATCATCGTCGACATCTTCCCGCGGTCGAAGGAGACCGGCTACTACGCGGACATGACCCGCACCTTCTGCGTCGGCGAGCCCTCCGAGACCATCGCGGAGTGGTACGACCTCACCCTCGAGGCACAGACGGCCGCCCTCGACGCCATCGCGGCGGGCGTCTCCGGCAGCGAGGTCCACGGCGCGGTCTGCGACGTCTACGAGGACGCCGGACAGCCGACGCTCCGGGCCGACGAGACCACCGAGACGGGGTTCATCCACACCACCGGCCACGGGGTCGGCCTCGACATCCACGAGTCGCCACGGCTCTCCGAGCAGGACAACGAACTCCGGGCCGGTCACGTCGTCACCGTCGAGCCGGGCCTCTACGACCCCAACGTCGGCGGCGTCCGCATCGAGGACCTCGTCGTCGTCACCGAGGACGGCTACGAGAACCTCACGGACTACGAGAAGTCCCTGCGGGTGGCGTAA
- the aroA gene encoding 3-phosphoshikimate 1-carboxyvinyltransferase, translated as MDVRISPSRVRGTARAPPSKSYTHRAILAAGYADGAVVRNPLFSADTRATARAVEAYGGATERTDDDLEVEGFEGDPATPEDVIDCANSGTTMRLTTATGALVDGLAVLTGDDSLRSRPQGPLLEALEQLDASADSTRANGQAPLVVGGGIGGGSVRIPGDVSSQYITGLLMAGAVTEGGVEIDLTTALKSAPYVDITLEVLDDFGVEAAVLGGDDSDIRSSGADGFRVEGGQTYAPEGGEYHVPGDFSSMSYLLAAGALAAEDELVVEGAHPSAQGDSAIVDVLERMGADVEWDREAGRITVGRSDLEGIEVGVADTPDLLPTIAVLGAAAEGTTRITDCEHVRLKETDRVAAMASELSKLGVDVDEYEDELVVHGGDIDGATVEGYDDHRIVMSLAVAALVADGETRIEGAEHVDVSFPDFFDVLADLGVALEGTDT; from the coding sequence ATGGACGTTCGCATCTCGCCGTCCCGCGTCCGGGGGACGGCCCGCGCGCCGCCGTCGAAGAGCTACACCCACCGGGCCATCCTCGCGGCCGGGTACGCCGACGGCGCGGTGGTCCGGAACCCGCTGTTCAGCGCCGACACCCGCGCGACGGCCCGCGCGGTGGAGGCCTACGGCGGCGCGACCGAACGGACGGACGACGACCTCGAGGTGGAGGGATTCGAGGGCGACCCGGCGACGCCCGAGGACGTCATCGACTGCGCGAACAGCGGGACGACGATGCGGCTGACGACGGCCACCGGGGCACTCGTCGACGGGCTGGCGGTCCTGACGGGCGACGACTCGCTGCGCTCGCGGCCGCAGGGCCCGCTGCTGGAGGCGCTCGAACAGCTCGACGCGAGTGCCGACTCGACGAGGGCGAACGGACAGGCCCCGCTCGTCGTCGGCGGCGGGATCGGCGGCGGGTCGGTGCGCATCCCAGGAGACGTCTCCTCGCAGTACATCACCGGGTTGCTGATGGCCGGGGCGGTCACCGAGGGGGGCGTCGAGATCGACCTGACCACGGCGCTCAAATCGGCGCCGTACGTCGACATCACCCTCGAGGTCCTGGACGACTTCGGCGTCGAGGCGGCGGTCCTGGGCGGGGACGACAGCGACATCCGCTCGTCCGGCGCGGACGGCTTCCGCGTCGAGGGGGGCCAGACCTACGCCCCCGAGGGCGGCGAGTACCACGTCCCCGGCGACTTCTCCTCGATGTCGTACCTGCTCGCCGCGGGCGCGCTGGCCGCCGAGGACGAACTGGTCGTCGAGGGCGCCCACCCGAGCGCGCAGGGGGACTCGGCGATCGTCGACGTCCTCGAACGGATGGGCGCCGACGTCGAGTGGGACCGCGAGGCGGGCCGGATCACCGTCGGCCGCTCCGACCTGGAGGGGATCGAGGTCGGCGTCGCGGACACGCCCGACCTCCTGCCGACGATCGCGGTGCTGGGCGCCGCGGCGGAAGGGACGACCAGAATCACCGACTGCGAGCACGTCCGGCTGAAGGAGACCGACCGCGTGGCGGCGATGGCGTCGGAACTCTCGAAACTGGGCGTGGACGTTGACGAGTACGAGGACGAACTCGTGGTCCACGGCGGCGACATCGACGGGGCGACCGTCGAGGGCTACGACGACCACCGCATCGTCATGTCGCTGGCCGTCGCCGCCCTGGTGGCCGACGGCGAGACGAGGATCGAGGGCGCCGAGCACGTCGACGTCTCCTTCCCCGACTTCTTCGACGTCCTCGCGGACCTGGGGGTCGCCCTCGAGGGGACGGATACCTAA
- a CDS encoding guanosine monophosphate reductase has protein sequence MPYETGLSYDDVLLVPQRSPVDSRDDVDLSTELADGLELSVPVLTAAMDTVTEAEMARAVAEVGGLGVVHRFLTVEEQAAMVRSVAEDGLAATGAVGIAEDHLDRAEALVDAGAAILVVDVAHGHMERTLDATAELAERFPETPLCAGNVATREGVADLAAAGADCVKVGVGPGSHCTTREVTGFGVPQFTAVERCAAEARERGVTTVADGGIRTSGDAVKALLAGADAVMMGGFFAGCDESPGEIVELDGQRYKRSRGMSTAAAAEDRDDKNGDVDADEGVEAVTEYTGPVGPRLEEFAAGLRSGFSYAGAHDLETARENAEFMEVNETTKGRNGAHGFARKD, from the coding sequence ATGCCCTACGAAACGGGACTCTCGTACGACGACGTGTTGCTCGTGCCGCAGCGGTCGCCGGTCGACTCGCGGGACGACGTCGACCTCTCGACCGAGCTGGCAGACGGCCTCGAGCTGTCGGTGCCGGTCCTGACCGCGGCGATGGACACCGTGACCGAGGCCGAGATGGCCCGGGCCGTCGCCGAGGTCGGCGGGCTCGGCGTCGTCCACCGGTTCCTGACTGTCGAGGAGCAGGCCGCGATGGTCCGGTCGGTCGCCGAGGACGGACTGGCGGCGACGGGCGCCGTCGGCATCGCCGAGGACCACCTCGACCGGGCAGAGGCGCTCGTCGACGCCGGCGCCGCGATACTCGTCGTCGACGTCGCCCACGGCCACATGGAGCGGACACTCGACGCGACCGCCGAACTCGCCGAGCGGTTCCCCGAGACGCCGCTCTGCGCCGGCAACGTCGCCACCCGCGAGGGGGTCGCCGACCTCGCCGCGGCGGGCGCCGACTGCGTGAAAGTCGGCGTCGGCCCCGGCTCACACTGCACTACCCGCGAGGTGACGGGCTTCGGCGTCCCGCAGTTCACGGCCGTCGAGCGATGCGCCGCGGAGGCCCGCGAGCGGGGCGTGACGACGGTCGCGGACGGGGGAATCAGGACGTCCGGCGACGCCGTGAAGGCGCTGCTGGCCGGCGCCGACGCGGTCATGATGGGCGGCTTCTTCGCGGGCTGCGACGAGTCGCCCGGCGAGATCGTCGAGCTCGACGGCCAGCGGTACAAGCGCTCCCGGGGTATGTCGACGGCGGCGGCCGCCGAGGACCGCGACGACAAGAACGGCGACGTCGACGCCGACGAGGGCGTCGAGGCGGTCACCGAGTACACCGGCCCCGTCGGGCCCAGACTCGAGGAGTTCGCCGCCGGCCTCCGCTCGGGGTTCTCCTACGCGGGCGCCCACGACCTCGAGACCGCACGCGAGAACGCGGAGTTCATGGAGGTCAACGAGACGACGAAGGGCCGCAACGGCGCTCACGGGTTCGCGCGGAAGGACTGA
- the aroC gene encoding chorismate synthase yields MNGNRFGRLFQVTTFGESHGEAMGVTVSGCPAGVELDEEAIQYELDRRKPGQSQITTSRGEPDEVTINSGTQDGYTTGTPIGMVIQNKDARSGKYEPFITAPRPSHGDFTYSAKFGTRNWGGGGRSSARETVNWVAAGAVAKQVLEQSDHDVRIKAHVNQIGDVEAPDVTFEEMLEHSEDNEVRCAHPETAAEMRERIDEYQEAGDSIGGSIEFEVRGVPRGLGAPRFDAFEARLGQAMMAVPATTAFEFGLGKEARTLTGKERNDDWTFHDGDDDSIVAEEGDPVPVENDHGGLQGGITTGLPIYGEVTLHAPTSIPKEQQTADWESEEIVDDAKVIGRHDPVLPPRGVPVVEAMLYLTVLDFMLLGGRINPERIDDRPGEYDTDYHPSSPRNE; encoded by the coding sequence ATGAACGGAAACCGCTTCGGTCGGCTCTTCCAGGTCACCACCTTTGGGGAGAGCCACGGCGAGGCGATGGGCGTCACCGTCTCGGGGTGTCCCGCCGGCGTCGAACTCGACGAGGAGGCCATCCAGTACGAGCTGGACCGCCGGAAACCGGGCCAGTCGCAGATCACCACCTCGCGGGGCGAACCCGACGAGGTGACCATCAACTCCGGGACGCAGGACGGCTACACCACCGGCACGCCGATCGGGATGGTCATCCAGAACAAGGACGCCCGCTCGGGCAAGTACGAGCCCTTCATCACCGCGCCTCGGCCCTCCCACGGCGACTTCACGTACTCGGCGAAGTTCGGCACCCGCAACTGGGGCGGCGGCGGCCGCTCGTCGGCCCGCGAGACGGTCAACTGGGTCGCCGCCGGCGCCGTCGCCAAGCAGGTCCTCGAGCAGTCCGACCACGACGTCCGTATCAAAGCGCACGTCAACCAGATCGGCGACGTCGAGGCGCCCGACGTGACCTTCGAGGAGATGCTCGAGCACAGCGAGGACAACGAGGTCCGCTGCGCCCACCCGGAGACCGCCGCGGAGATGCGCGAGCGCATCGACGAGTACCAGGAGGCCGGCGACTCAATCGGCGGCTCCATCGAGTTCGAGGTCCGCGGCGTCCCGCGCGGCCTCGGCGCACCCCGGTTCGACGCCTTCGAGGCCCGCCTCGGCCAGGCGATGATGGCTGTCCCCGCCACGACGGCCTTCGAGTTCGGCCTCGGGAAGGAGGCCCGCACCCTCACCGGCAAGGAGCGAAACGACGACTGGACGTTCCACGACGGTGACGACGACTCGATCGTCGCCGAGGAAGGCGACCCCGTCCCCGTCGAGAACGACCACGGCGGCCTCCAGGGCGGCATCACGACCGGCCTGCCGATCTACGGTGAGGTGACGCTGCACGCGCCGACGTCCATCCCGAAGGAACAGCAGACCGCCGACTGGGAGTCGGAGGAGATCGTCGACGACGCGAAGGTCATCGGTCGGCACGACCCCGTCCTCCCGCCGCGCGGTGTCCCGGTCGTCGAGGCGATGCTCTACCTCACCGTCCTCGACTTCATGCTGCTGGGCGGTCGAATCAACCCCGAACGCATCGACGACCGCCCCGGCGAGTACGACACCGACTACCACCCCTCGAGTCCGCGCAACGAGTAG
- a CDS encoding ferritin-like domain-containing protein has product MSSTQTEIHEIEEQLVYELEAVYDMELKLVDALDEMSRNASNDNISEGFAKHREETERHVQRVEEAFEELGRQPNQRTNAVVDALIEETEQFERRVSDDTLRDLHYLNAGMKTERIEMTAYEGLIMLAKKADVDDDVVDPLEENLDEEEKTFKKLKGLSTGSELKSLWNKLTG; this is encoded by the coding sequence ATGAGTTCTACCCAGACCGAAATCCACGAGATCGAGGAACAGCTCGTCTACGAGCTCGAGGCCGTCTACGACATGGAGCTGAAGCTCGTCGACGCCCTCGACGAGATGTCGCGGAACGCATCCAACGACAACATCAGCGAGGGGTTCGCCAAGCACCGCGAGGAGACCGAACGGCACGTCCAGCGCGTCGAGGAGGCCTTCGAGGAGCTCGGCCGGCAGCCGAACCAGCGGACCAACGCCGTCGTCGACGCGCTCATCGAGGAGACCGAGCAGTTCGAGCGGCGGGTCTCCGACGACACCCTCCGTGACCTCCACTACCTCAACGCCGGGATGAAGACCGAGCGCATCGAGATGACCGCCTACGAGGGGCTCATCATGCTCGCGAAGAAGGCCGACGTCGACGACGACGTCGTCGACCCCCTCGAGGAGAACCTCGACGAGGAGGAGAAGACCTTCAAGAAGCTGAAGGGTCTCTCGACGGGCTCGGAGCTGAAGAGCCTCTGGAACAAGCTCACCGGCTGA
- a CDS encoding lamin tail domain-containing protein, producing the protein MVTTRRQYILGAGVTITGIGAAASVSGQQEGSDLPEITFGEINHEGEYVVLHNEGSSEVDIDGLWMNWEYGQQEDQTNQFDSEYGATSIPANGSITVATGAENVEDADVDFERGAAVMNNDESDTYTVETEDQESVIARSDEDRHESGTPTETETPTETETETETDTPDDSETPTDTPDDPETPTDTPDDSETETPTETETPTDKEKEKKDEEGC; encoded by the coding sequence ATGGTCACGACACGACGACAGTACATCCTCGGGGCAGGAGTAACGATAACAGGTATTGGGGCTGCAGCAAGTGTCAGCGGTCAACAGGAGGGAAGCGATCTTCCCGAAATCACCTTCGGCGAGATAAACCACGAGGGGGAGTACGTAGTACTCCACAACGAGGGGAGCAGCGAAGTCGACATCGACGGTCTCTGGATGAACTGGGAATACGGGCAACAGGAAGACCAGACCAACCAGTTCGACTCCGAGTACGGCGCAACTAGCATCCCCGCGAACGGGTCCATCACGGTCGCCACGGGGGCCGAGAACGTCGAGGATGCCGACGTCGACTTCGAGCGCGGCGCGGCAGTGATGAACAACGACGAATCCGACACCTACACCGTCGAAACCGAGGATCAGGAGTCGGTCATCGCCCGGAGCGACGAGGACCGCCACGAGTCGGGCACACCGACCGAGACGGAAACGCCGACCGAGACGGAGACCGAAACCGAGACTGACACTCCGGACGATTCGGAGACACCGACAGACACGCCGGACGACCCGGAGACGCCAACAGACACGCCGGACGACTCGGAGACCGAGACGCCGACCGAAACCGAGACGCCGACGGACAAGGAGAAGGAGAAGAAGGACGAGGAGGGCTGTTAG
- a CDS encoding FKBP-type peptidyl-prolyl cis-trans isomerase: MSDEPDEVEETDAASDAADDEVTDAETEEQDAEESAEGLQDGDFIRLAYTARTAEDDQLVDTTDEEVAEEEGVADQGTFEPRVIVLGEGHLFPEVEDDIRGKEVGDEGSVTVTSEEAFGEYDEEQVRTVSADKIDEDDRYPGARVQIDGEQGVLETIIGGRARVDFNHPLAGDDIQYDYEILEVVEDDVEQAEGLLGMFLDLDLEMWVEDDEVEETRVEEPDEDEEDAEPETITETVEKRTLYVESNPQLSMNQQWMMQKQQIAQQVIDQTNIDRILIQEVLDGQGMGMGMGGMMGGMGGAGGEGDVDIEEALEEADIDADEIAEELE, from the coding sequence ATGAGTGACGAACCCGATGAGGTCGAGGAGACCGACGCCGCGTCGGACGCGGCCGACGACGAAGTGACCGACGCCGAGACCGAGGAGCAGGACGCCGAGGAGAGCGCCGAGGGGCTGCAGGACGGGGACTTCATCCGGCTGGCCTACACCGCCCGCACCGCCGAGGACGACCAGCTCGTCGACACGACCGACGAGGAGGTCGCCGAGGAGGAGGGCGTCGCCGACCAGGGCACCTTCGAGCCCCGCGTCATCGTGCTCGGCGAGGGCCACCTCTTCCCCGAGGTCGAGGACGACATCCGCGGCAAGGAGGTCGGCGACGAGGGCAGCGTCACCGTCACCTCCGAGGAGGCCTTCGGCGAGTACGACGAGGAGCAGGTCCGCACCGTCTCCGCCGACAAGATCGACGAGGACGACCGCTACCCCGGCGCCCGCGTCCAGATCGACGGCGAGCAGGGCGTCCTCGAGACAATCATCGGCGGCCGCGCCCGCGTGGACTTCAACCACCCGCTGGCCGGCGACGACATCCAGTACGACTACGAGATCCTCGAGGTCGTCGAGGACGACGTCGAGCAGGCCGAGGGGCTGCTCGGGATGTTCCTGGACCTCGACCTCGAGATGTGGGTCGAGGACGACGAGGTCGAGGAGACCCGCGTCGAGGAGCCCGACGAGGACGAGGAGGACGCCGAACCCGAGACGATCACCGAGACCGTCGAGAAGCGCACCCTCTACGTCGAGTCCAACCCGCAGCTGTCGATGAACCAGCAGTGGATGATGCAGAAGCAGCAGATCGCCCAGCAGGTCATCGACCAGACCAACATCGACCGCATCCTCATCCAGGAGGTCCTGGACGGCCAGGGCATGGGGATGGGCATGGGCGGCATGATGGGCGGCATGGGCGGCGCCGGCGGCGAGGGCGACGTCGACATCGAGGAGGCCCTCGAGGAGGCCGACATCGACGCCGACGAGATCGCCGAGGAACTGGAGTAA
- the cyaB gene encoding class IV adenylate cyclase, with product MYEVEVKVRADHDAVRDRLPDLDAESLGTVEQADTYYGHPVRDFAETDEALRVRRETRDGESDAEARVTYKGPLVEEASKTREEFETGVGDGDTMAAILEELDFEAVETVEKTRERFRVGEYTVTLDTIDGLGEFVEVETESETVEPAREGAQAVLRDLGLDPDEQIRTSYLGLLLDG from the coding sequence ATGTACGAGGTGGAGGTGAAGGTCCGCGCCGACCACGACGCGGTCCGGGACCGATTGCCGGACCTCGACGCCGAGTCGCTGGGCACCGTCGAGCAGGCGGACACCTACTACGGCCACCCGGTGCGCGACTTCGCCGAGACCGACGAGGCGCTCCGGGTCCGCCGGGAGACCCGCGACGGAGAGTCCGACGCGGAGGCGCGGGTCACCTACAAGGGTCCGCTCGTCGAGGAGGCGTCGAAGACGCGCGAGGAGTTCGAGACCGGCGTCGGCGACGGCGACACGATGGCCGCGATTCTCGAGGAACTCGACTTCGAGGCCGTCGAGACCGTCGAGAAGACCCGCGAGCGGTTCCGGGTCGGCGAGTACACCGTGACGCTCGATACGATCGACGGCCTGGGAGAGTTCGTCGAGGTGGAGACCGAGTCCGAGACCGTTGAGCCGGCGCGGGAAGGCGCCCAGGCGGTCCTCCGAGACCTTGGCCTGGACCCCGACGAGCAGATCCGGACGTCGTACCTCGGGCTGCTGCTGGACGGATAG
- a CDS encoding methionine adenosyltransferase, with protein sequence MSERNIRVEPVDGRAVEDQEVEIVERKGLGHPDSICDGIAEHVSQALASEYIDRVGKVLHYNTDETQLVAGTSAPAFGGGEVVDPIYLLIVGRATKEYQGTKIPAETIALRAAREYFEEHFPLIEFGTDVVVDVKLGEGSGDLQEVFGEEGRQVPMANDTSYGVGHAPLSETERIVLQTERRLNGDYSDENPVVGQDVKVMGKREGDAIDVTVAVAMVDRYVDDVDDYDDAVRGVREFVTDLAGDVTDREVNVHVNTADDYEEGSIYLTTTGTSAEQGDDGSVGRGNRANGLITPNRSMSMEATSGKNPVNHIGKIYNLLSTEIAKSVVEEVDGIREIRIRLLSQIGQPIDNPHVADASLVTEEGVEVGDIEAEVSEIIDRDLADVTSITEQVIDGELTTF encoded by the coding sequence ATGAGCGAGCGAAACATCCGCGTCGAGCCGGTGGACGGCCGCGCGGTCGAGGACCAGGAAGTCGAGATCGTCGAGCGGAAGGGGCTAGGCCACCCCGACTCCATCTGCGACGGCATCGCCGAGCACGTCTCGCAGGCCCTCGCCAGCGAGTACATCGACCGCGTCGGCAAGGTCCTCCACTACAACACCGACGAGACGCAACTGGTCGCCGGCACCTCCGCGCCCGCCTTCGGCGGCGGCGAGGTCGTCGACCCCATCTACCTCCTGATCGTCGGCCGGGCGACCAAGGAGTACCAGGGGACGAAGATCCCCGCCGAGACCATCGCGCTCCGGGCCGCCCGCGAGTACTTCGAGGAGCACTTCCCGCTCATCGAGTTCGGCACCGACGTCGTCGTCGACGTCAAGCTCGGCGAGGGCTCCGGCGACCTCCAGGAGGTCTTCGGCGAGGAGGGCCGGCAAGTCCCGATGGCCAACGACACCTCCTACGGCGTCGGCCACGCCCCGCTCAGCGAGACCGAGCGGATCGTCCTCCAGACCGAACGGCGGCTCAACGGCGACTACAGCGACGAGAACCCCGTCGTCGGCCAGGACGTGAAGGTCATGGGCAAGCGCGAGGGCGACGCCATCGACGTCACCGTCGCGGTCGCGATGGTCGACCGGTACGTCGACGACGTCGACGACTACGACGACGCCGTCCGCGGCGTCCGCGAGTTCGTCACCGACCTCGCCGGCGACGTCACCGACCGCGAGGTGAACGTCCACGTCAACACCGCCGACGACTACGAGGAGGGGTCCATCTACCTCACGACCACCGGCACCTCCGCCGAGCAGGGCGACGACGGCTCGGTCGGCCGGGGCAACCGCGCCAACGGCCTCATCACGCCCAACCGCTCGATGTCGATGGAGGCCACGTCGGGGAAGAACCCCGTCAACCACATCGGGAAGATCTACAACCTCCTGTCGACGGAGATCGCCAAGAGCGTCGTCGAGGAGGTCGACGGCATCCGCGAGATCCGCATCCGGCTGCTCAGCCAGATCGGCCAGCCCATCGACAACCCCCACGTCGCCGACGCCAGCCTCGTCACCGAGGAGGGCGTCGAGGTCGGCGACATCGAGGCGGAGGTCTCCGAGATCATCGACCGGGACCTCGCCGACGTCACGTCGATCACCGAGCAGGTCATCGACGGCGAGCTGACCACCTTCTAA
- a CDS encoding DUF2243 domain-containing protein: MSDTTETWLGLQRRAKPLVQAGVLLGLGLGGFFDGIVLHQILQFHHMLSSHPDPTVAEDLRLNVLADGLFHAATYVFTVIGIGLLWRARRRSDVPASGRTLLGAIVAGWGLFNLVEGLVNHQLLGIHHVWPAGPGSVLIWDVAFLVWGLLFLVGGYGIVRRDEAVAAPSRG, from the coding sequence GTGAGCGACACGACGGAGACGTGGCTCGGACTCCAGCGTCGGGCGAAGCCGCTCGTGCAGGCGGGCGTCCTCCTGGGACTCGGCCTGGGCGGCTTCTTCGACGGGATCGTCCTCCACCAGATCCTGCAGTTCCACCACATGCTCTCCTCGCATCCAGACCCGACCGTCGCGGAGGACCTCCGGCTGAACGTCCTCGCGGACGGGCTCTTCCACGCCGCCACCTACGTCTTCACGGTGATCGGGATCGGGCTGCTGTGGCGGGCGCGGCGGCGCTCCGACGTCCCCGCGTCGGGGCGGACCCTCCTCGGAGCTATCGTCGCGGGCTGGGGGCTGTTCAACCTGGTCGAGGGACTCGTGAACCACCAGCTCCTCGGCATCCACCACGTCTGGCCCGCCGGCCCCGGGAGCGTCCTCATCTGGGACGTCGCGTTTCTGGTCTGGGGTCTGCTCTTCCTCGTCGGCGGATACGGAATCGTCCGACGCGACGAGGCGGTCGCAGCTCCGTCGCGCGGTTAG